TTTCGATTCAAAGAAGAATCTCAAAGGGAGGGTGGTTTGTTTGACGTTTGTGACAAATGACAGTGGTTGCGATCgtaaatgaaaatgttatCACCTTAGTATCTTTCATTAATAAACGTATTGTTATGAACCACGAGCCTCCACAATCGTatgatactgtccactttgagctcATATCAATGTAGATAGTGTTCCTTGCTCATAGATAccatctttttattaattaacatGGAACCTACTCTTTCCAACAACAACGACTCTCGGCACGAATTCAAGACCATTGACTATTTACTCAACTTACCAAGCTAAAACTAGCGGACCTGTGATGTGGCGTCGAGTTTGTTAATTTCAAGCAGGAGAGAAACGATTTGCATAGGGGAGTGAGGTTGGGTCGTTTTAGACACTAAACTCGCCTCCATATACACCAATTTCGTGGTGTCTGAAGagctataaattttaaaattttaaaatatatctaataaatatataaaatctcGTTAATTAGGtataaatactattttcacctataaattttagaatattataataaatatacaaaattaactaatttataattaaaattaaatataattttaatttttatacaataactataaatttaaaaattaaaaaaacatattagataagaaaacaaaaaaaattagttttcggataatttattaaacacaaatttaaaatcaatttaagcttttaaatcatgatatttttatcacattattgagattaattataaagtacataattaaattataatttgttaaaaattataaagggcaaattaaaaatatattttttaaagtataaaataaagaaatgaaaagaaaatgacaggAGAACGTGGGAAGGTCACGCAAAATGGTGACGGTCAAGAGATATATACACAGCCATTAATAAAcactatatttaaatttccatTATAAATACAACTTTAACACAAAATTACACAAATTGCCACCCACCACTCAATTTTTGCTCTCTTTACAAAATtcacataaatattattattattattattttatttttattcttacgAAAATTTACAGTTCAcaactatttatatttataattaaaattaaaagaaaaaaaactaaattggtgctgaattttttgaaattcccaaatttaattttaatatattaaaagctttcaattaaattcatattaaaaaaaattaacataaaattgttgttttatagttaataaaataacaatttaatgatattttttttaatgaagaatttaattgaaaattttaaaatattaaaagtataataCAGAATAGACAtcaggagagagagagaggaaactAACGGCgtgaaggagagagagaacgGAGAGCAATAATTCTGACGGCGGCAACAGAGGAGCTTTATACACTGACGCTACACGAGCGAACCAATTGGTACTTAACAGCGTTATCACCGACGACGATACCGGCGGTTGGATTTCGGAACATGATTACCGCCGGACAGTCGACGTTGAGATGGTAGCGGCCGGAGATGAACGTGCCGACTTTGAATCGGACGTAGCCGTCGAGTTTGATCGACAAGACGACGGTGCCGAAGGACTGGTCCTGGTAGAGAGCGGCGCCGTTGTACGGAGAGATCGGAACGTCGTCGCCGACGAGGAAAGGAGACCAGATGTTGAGTTCGTTTTCGTCTTGGAAGGAAGGTTGGATGACGGTACGGAGAGTGATCTGTTGGTTCCGGTAGACGGCGAAGACGTCGAGGCGGTCGTAGTAGATTCCGATGTTGTCGTTAGGGTTCCGGGAGGAGACGGTGACCTGAATGCTGGAGGAGAGGAAGTTTGCGGCGGAGACGTTGAAGAGGAAGACGGTGGCATCTTGGATAATGAATTTGGGCTTTGTGGGCTGAAGAATGGCCCAAATTAAGAGGATTGTAAGGAGGAcgagaaacaagaaaatgagGATTCCGGCGTAGATTCGCCGGATTAACTTCGGCCGTTTCTTGTCGTGGTTAGGGCAGTCCTTTGACATTTtgtcggcggcggcggcggcggcggccgTGGATTGGTGTTTGTGATTGAAATTCGTCGAAGATAGAGGGAGAAGGAGGTGGTTAATTTTGAAGCCGTTCgttaactatatatatataaatccatgaccttttaaattttaattttattattattattatatataaataattttaattttattttaagtttcgcactattattttccaatttttttagatcattAATCACAAACGacccttattaaataataaatttaatttaattataaaatatttgacttgtaataaaaatatttacttcgctaaattttaatatatattttttaaaattattatataaacacttaaaattttatttttaaaagttatcagataaaaaattataaaattaatatatatatatatatatatatatatataattttaattttattttaagtttcgtactattattttccaatttttttagacCATTAATCACAAACGacctttattaaataataaatttaatttaattataaaatatttgacttGTTNtttttttaatatactttttaaatcaagcttttaaatattagtttttatattaCGTGTTTGTAGatagtaaattaaaatttttaaaattaaaaaataataatttgcaaaaacttatttaaaatatatattttttttttttaaagaaattcaaaatcgtgaaagatgaaaaatattgtagaaaattatgagaaaataaaaacagtttaaaaaaaatactttttaaaattagtaagGAAATTTAGaatctaattattaattttgataatttaatgtATCATTTTAAActtagacataaaattaaaggataatgatATTTATAGATggtttatgattatttttttaaaattataattagaatAACTTATAAAAAGTTTTACATTAACGtgacaaaataatatatatatatatatatatatatatacgaattttaagtaattttcattttcacatatatttttatattaacatttaaatttataaatgtattattattatttttgtaaattctctttaattttgtgttttcgaaaaaaattattattttagacaGGTGTATAATAggataattgaaaatatatttattaatatttttgtgtgGTTTTTAAAGTAAGACGTGACctacagaaaaagaaagtacaaGAGACGTTTGATAAATTGGAAAGCCAACATGTGCAAATTAACcgacaaaattataaattatatataaagaaaatgtaaaattttattttgagtcatatacttttaaaatatttatacatttgaaaaaataaaatttatttatgaatgattagatttaaaattttaaaagtcttttacattttttttagtgaaatttGAAAAGGGTAAAAATTGCGGTCACAattgactaattaaaaaaattaaaaaaaatactaaattgatgtaattgaattaaaaattattacaaaaaaaaattaaaaattaaaaatattt
This sequence is a window from Cucurbita pepo subsp. pepo cultivar mu-cu-16 chromosome LG19, ASM280686v2, whole genome shotgun sequence. Protein-coding genes within it:
- the LOC111781234 gene encoding NDR1/HIN1-like protein 1 encodes the protein MSKDCPNHDKKRPKLIRRIYAGILIFLFLVLLTILLIWAILQPTKPKFIIQDATVFLFNVSAANFLSSSIQVTVSSRNPNDNIGIYYDRLDVFAVYRNQQITLRTVIQPSFQDENELNIWSPFLVGDDVPISPYNGAALYQDQSFGTVVLSIKLDGYVRFKVGTFISGRYHLNVDCPAVIMFRNPTAGIVVGDNAVKYQLVRSCSVSV